attgGGCCTTGTTCCGTGACTTCCATATTTGCCACAGTATGTTTGCTGTTAAGCAgattctttcctttcctttttccattttctcaGTTTGTGAGACTGCCTCCCACCATCTCCACAGGTTATTTTGAAGGTCTTGCAACCCATCCCATCTCACTGGTGCTACCTTCCACACTTTTTGAGCTATCGGGCATTTGAAAAACATATGCTCCATAGTTTCTACATCCTCCCCACACCCACTACATATCCTGTCACCTTTGCCTGTTCTGTTATAGATTGTCTCCTTGGTAGCTAAGCTGTTTTGCAAACTCCTCCAGATGAAAAGCTTTAGCTTATGTTTCAAGTTCAGTTTCCAGAGGCTTTTCCAAAAGCTATGCTTTCTGATTTTCCAACTTGTTTCTTCTCCTATCCTGTCTCTTCTCATTTCATTACTCCTTTCTTGCACAACATTTGCGTATCCTGTTTTCACTGTGTACTGCCCAGATTTGGAGAAGCTCCAGAATAGCCTGTCTTTTCTTCTAAAACAGCTGAGTGGCATACTGGTGATCTTCATACTATCCTCTGGATTGAGGATTTGCTTTATAATTTCTGCATTCCATCTTCCATCTTTTATTAGCTGGTTCACTGTCTGAATCTGGCAGTTTGGAGCACGACTTGTTGTTACTGTACCTGTTCTTGTTCCCATTATCCACCTGTCCTTCCAAATGTTCACTTGACTTCCATTTCCTATCCGTTTCCACATGCCTCTCTGGATCAATCTCCCTGCGCTATGAACACTTTTCCATGACCATGATGCTGATTGTGGAGGGTTGTTATCCAGCGCATTTGggtcttttaaatattttgctCTGAGCACTTTACTCATTAGCAGATTTGGGGAAGTTAGAATTCTCCAAAGCTGCTTGGCAAGTAAGGCTTCATTAAAAGCTTCCAGGTCTCTAAAACCCAATCCCCCCTTTCCTTTAACTTCTGATAATTTTTTCCAACTTAACCAATGCATTTTCCTGTCTTGTTGTCCACTTCCCCACCAGAAATTCGCTATGCACTTGCATATTTCCTTGCACAATCCTTTCGGCAGCTTGAAGCAAGCCATGGCATAATTTGGCATAGCTTGAATCACAGACTTTATCAGGACTTCTTTTCCAGCTGAACTCAACATTTTGTTTTTCCacccttttaattttttcatgattGAGCTCTTGATGTACCCGAAAACTTGGTTCTTTGATCTTCCTATTGCCATAGGCAGACCCAAGTATCTACCACTACTTGCTTCCCTCATGTCCCCTAGCTCTTGACACACATCTACTCTGGCCTGTCTAGTAGTGTTCCTGCTGAAGTACACAGCTGATTTGTCACAATTGATCACTTGCCCCGACGCCTTTGAGTAAGCCTGTAAGATTTCCTTTATTTGCTTTGCCTCTTGAACTGTTGCTTTGCAGCAAATTACCGAATCATCCGCAAAAAATAGATGCGATATTTGGGGGCTATTTTTGCATACTTTGATTCCTGTGATGTTTCCTTGGTTCATCTCCCTGTTGATCATGTAAGAAAGTCCCTTTGCACAAATTAGAAAGAGATACGGAGAAAGGGGGTCCCCTTGTCTCAGCCCCCTACTGGCTGTGATATATCCCACCCTTTCTCCATTCAGGTTAAAAGAATAGGACACAGAGGATACAAAAGCCATAATCCATCGAACAAAAATAGGACAGAAGCCCATGCGCATCATCATTCTCCCTACAAATTTCCACTCCACCCTATCGTAAGCCTTAGACATATCTAACTTTAGAGCCATATAGCCtactctccctttttttttgtttttgagaaaatgcATGACTTCTTGAGCAATAAGGACATTATCCATAATCTGCCTACCAGGAACAAAAGCGGATTGAGACTCACTGATACACTTGTTTAGCACAATCTTTAGCCTATTAGCCAGCACtttggaaatgattttataCAAGGTATTACACAAGCTGATAGGCCTATACTGAGTCAAATTTAAGGGGTTATCAACCTTTGGAATCAGGGTGATAAGAGTTTCATTAGCAGCCCTCAGCATATTTCCCGTATGGAAAAAACTAGTTACTGCATTAACCACATCTATGCAAACAATATTccaataattttgaaagaacAACGGAGACATACCATCAGTACCAGGAGATTTATTAGGATGCATAGAAAAGAGTGCTTTTTTGATTTCCTCTTCCTTCACTGGTTGTATCAGTTGCTCATTCATCTGTCTTGAGATAGCATTTGGAACACCTTGAGTTACATCTTGCTCCTGTTCAGAATTTGCTGTTGTGAGCAGCTGTTGGTAATAGCTGCAAATTTCGTTTGTCACTTCTTGTTCAGTTTCACACCATTCCCCATTGCTCCTCTGTAAAGCTGTGATTTTGTTCCTTTTCCTTGTGGCCAACACACTTGCATGGAAATAAGCAGTGTTTTTATCCCCTTCCTGCAGCCACCTGCATCTTGCTTTCTGACTCCAGTAAAGTTCCTCCTCTTTGTACGCTTTGCTGAGTTGAAGTTTCATATCCACTAGCTGCCCTCGTATCCCATCTCCATCTGACTCTTTTAATTcctgcattttctttttaatctatTCCATTTTCATCCCAGAGTTCATCCTCAACTTTCTGTTCCATATCAACAGTGCCATTCGACATTCTTTAATTTTCCTCATCACTTTAAACATTCTTGATCCCTTCTGTTCCTTTCCCCATGCAGCCTCTATGATACCTTTGCTTCCCCCATTTCTTGCCCACCTTTGgtcaaaataaaaccttctttttgtttttctctgaTTGGGAATAGTGTCCAGGATCAGAAAGCTGTGATCTGAGGCTTCGGTTTCTTGGTGAATGCAAACTGCCTTTGCAAAAAGTTGGAACCAGTTCACAGTACCTAAACATCTATCCAGTCTCTCCCTCACCTCTCCCTCCCCTTCCCAATGATTACACCATGTCCATGGTTTTCCTTCAAAAGCTATATCCACCAATTCATTTTCCTTGATAAACCTATTAAACTCTCTGTAACTACCCTCGGCTCTCACTCTCCccaagggggagtgttatgaaataattaaaaatatgaatgtccctttgtattctcAAGagaattaattcttgatttatgactacattatgtatagaagttacaatccataaatcgATTCATGTAGTAGAAgaaccgtttcataggtttcttcatattcttgtaaTAGTGGATGTTTAATAGGATTGATGCACCTTTAATGTTGTAGTACCTATACATAGAGATATATTGATACTCTTTGGGATGACTTTTGTATCTTGTTGGAATAATAAGATATCATTCTCCCTTTCTCTATTCCTTTCTctaatatttcttcaattcctattgtaatattttattttattagttttacaataCGTTATCAGCACGAGTCTCTATTTTTGAGCAAAAGTAAAACACAAGATTTTGTCGAAATTCTGATCGCATTTCTTCAAGTAAATTCTGAGGTAAATTTCTAACTCACAAACTtgtttcaatttcttatggctaaTAGTTGAATTATCACAAAATTTCTCTTAATATTGCTACTACATGAGCATATTCGAGAAATCAATTGTGGAGAATATCATTTTCAGTATATCTTATGAGTAAAATTTTCTCAACACAATTTTAATTGAGAAGTAATTCAGAAAATTACTTCATCATTTTAAATCAATCATCATACACGTTCAGGGTGTTTAAAGAAATTAGCCATGTGAAGATGcgattataattttgatttgtCAAATGTACTTCGGGACATTTATCTTTAGGACCTTTATTTTCTTATCCTTATCATTATTATCCCACTTCAAGTGGTAACTTTTTTTCTTGTCAtagtaaaatatatatttatcaaaatCATAATCATGGCAACAACCAtaactaataaattgaaatttaatcaCATTCACTTCTGGGAATGGACTAGAATTAGCATGCAATAAGTACAAaatacttcacaaaatttctcTTAATATTGCTACTACAGGAGCATATTCGAGAAATCAATTGTGgagaatatcattttcaatataTCTTATGAGTAAAATTTTCTCGACACAATTTTAATTGAGAAGTAATTCTGAAAATTGTATAATTATGTTCTTGTAGCCATAGGTAAATTTATTTTCTCGACACAATTTCAATTGAGAAGTAATTCTGAAAATTGCATAATTATATTCTTGTAGTCACAGGTAAATTTATCATACCATGCTTTTGAAATAATGACCATCTTCTAGTGGTCAAATATTTTCGTTAAGAACGACCATCTTCAGGTggtcgaatctttttctttaagtATTTCAAAGGACAAATGAATCCTCAAatataattgattttctataataGCATCTCCAAAATTCAATGCATCAGAATATAAGTATTTATAACGAATAATTATAAAGATAAATAAGTAGAATTAAAAGGAGAAATATTACCTCAAAGATGTCAAACAATATATGTTTTTGTTTAGTAGTTGCTCAACAGTAGGTACTTGTATTTTGCGATAATTCAAATAttagccataagaaattgaaataagtttATGACTTAGAAATTTACCTCATAATTTACTTGAAGAAATGCGAGCAGAATTTCGGCAAAATCTTGTGTTTCACTTTTGTTCAAGGTAGAGCCTccgttttcaccttttgctcaaaaataaagactcgtgctgataacgtattataaaactaataaaataaaatattacaaTAGAAATTGAAGAAGTATTAGAGAAAGGAATAGAGAAAGGGAGAATGATATCCTTATATTTCAACTAATCCAAAAGTACTCTCAAAGGGtatcaatgtacctctatatataggtactacatGATCAAAGGTACATAAATCCAATTAAACACCCACTATTGCAATAATATGAAGAAActtatgaaacggtttctccactacatgaatagatttatggattgtaacgtctatacataatgtagccataaaatcaagaattaattctCTTgagaatacaaagggacatccatacttttaattgtttcataacaaGAAATTATATATCTTCGTTtgggttcttttattttgaaacCAGAACTAGATTTGCCGAGGTTCAAGTCCTAGGTCTCTACCTAATTATCTTTGTTGATTTTTATCTAGATGAGGACATTTTTTAAGAAACCTTCTGTAGTAAAACCCGCCACAATATCTTGCAAAGACGTAGGATTAGAAGAATAAtatacatttcattttcttttctttttgcaaaaCTAAATGAACTGTATCTGTTCAAGATGCATGCAAAGAAGAACTTACATGGGTTAtcataaaattaaatttaataaagaTCTATCATGCTTGTCAGAAAATATAGAGACATAAAATAAACAGAAAAGAGTAAGTACACGAAGATTTGGAAAAAATCTAGCATGTAAAATGTGAACTCAAACttttgaaagtttcattgaaatgTATGAGATTGTATATAATGCTATTTTCCTTTCAGCTGTAAATAATGCTATTATTTTTACACAAACTAAAAATAGAACTAATGATTATCTTCCAAAAAGGATTTACAACTAAATTGgatttacaaataaaattctTTCaatagaagaaaagagaaaaaatagttATGTTTTGCATCATAAATCAAAATAATTAACACAAACTCTTTTGTTGATGATTTGCTAAAATCAAGCAATTTTAATCTTTCAAAGAAGGTTAAATATGTGCTTTTATTGAAGTAGCTTTACGCAATGCATTCACTGACATGATCATCAAGATAAACCATGGGATGTTTATGTGCAGAAACACTACAAGGGTAAGTAAGGAAATTTATATTCTTACGTTTCAAGCTGTTGAATTCATTCACCAGCGTGTCGATGATATTGTTTTCTACCCTTTTCTGAGTTGAAAAATCATCATGTTCATCAGCTGATCCATAGTGCAAGATCCATTTCTTCCTTCAGagtcaatatatatatgtatatgtatatatgtatgtgcgtatgtatgtgtatatttatgtgtgtgtgtgaagaTTCTGTAGCAAACAATACTGATTGGGAACAACATGATCTAGCATAATTAACAAACTTTTTAATGCTTATATCGATATAGTAAAAGCATCATATTTACTACTAACCTTGACTAACATAAcctatgaaattttcaaaaaataaatatcaTATACTAAAGAAAGAGGCAtagaaaaatttccttttatcatGTCTCACCAAGTACGGGCTACtctctcaaattggaaagcagcaaaattcactcgtCTATCCTCAATGtagtctagagcggcgaatatgttggtcatcctctcTAGCCAGTTCTCCGCTACTTCAGGGTTGGGTTCACCAAGGAATTTAGGCAGATTAATTTCAAGaacctctctaaggctctatcctctcctctatcctgtcccccaggttggttaaacgGTTCAGAACCTTGTCTATCAGCTAAGtgctctaggatatcagtcattctattaatggcagtagccacttgattaccctcaatattttcctggccttgggtcggtccagttgcagATCCTTGGTCATCCCCTTGAGGTTGGacctgtctagtccctcgcccatgGTCTCGACCACTTCTTAGTCCTTCCATAACCTAGGCGTGTCTAGTgcaaaaataaatcaattatgcGATACAAAGTAGAAAGtagaaaccaatcaagaaaacattggaaatagcagtaatttacattcattagcatgtcaagttcatacaattagcaagtcataggggaaatcacaaaaatatagcacacaagtgccatgagagtacttttagtcacagaagactaaagtaaaagcaagtgcgtcaaaagtaggccacacagtcatgtGAAACACAATGGCCTCAGTACTTAGCATCACCCCAGCTAATCCaaactgtaccagtcaaaagggtcaaaagagtcaaaaggTCAAGCACTAAAGACCTAGTCCTCAGTAGAACTACCAGGGGAAATCTCCTCCTCTGGGTCCTCCTCCTCCTGATTAGGACTCTGGACTACATCCATCGCCTCTTCCACCAATCTAGTAGCATCAGTCAAGATGTCGGAAGCCCGACCACAGATCTCCTCTCTCAACctagtgagtcgagccctagtactcTGGAGCTCCTCACGAACAACTGCAGTTGTAGCTACCTCACCCTCTAGGACCTCCTCGAGCTCCACAATCCTCTCTCCCTAAGCGCTCACCATATGTCTAATCTCGTCCACCTCTGCCTGTAAGTCCCGGTTAAGATCCActaactgacgacgctcgtcgtccaaagcaagTACGAGGTGGTTCGGGTAGACAAAGGTCAACCTACACGAATATCGAGAATATCTGTCAGATGGAGAATAGTATACTCGAGCTCCCCCACCTAACGCTCGGTA
This region of Coffea arabica cultivar ET-39 chromosome 3c, Coffea Arabica ET-39 HiFi, whole genome shotgun sequence genomic DNA includes:
- the LOC140037868 gene encoding uncharacterized protein — protein: MQELKESDGDGIRGQLVDMKLQLSKAYKEEELYWSQKARCRWLQEGDKNTAYFHASVLATRKRNKITALQRSNGEWCETEQEVTNEICSYYQQLLTTANSEQEQDVTQGVPNAISRQMNEQLIQPVKEEEIKKALFSMHPNKSPGTDGMSPLFFQNYWNIVCIDVVNAVTSFFHTGNMLRAANETLITLIPKVDNPLNLTQYRPISLCNTLYKIISKVLANRLKIVLNKCISESQSAFVPGRQIMDNVLIAQEVMHFLKNKKKGRVGYMALKLDMSKAYDRVEWKFVGRMMMRMGFCPIFVRWIMAFVSSVSYSFNLNGERVGYITASRGLRQGDPLSPYLFLICAKGLSYMINREMNQGNITGIKVCKNSPQISHLFFADDSVICCKATVQEAKQIKEILQAYSKASGQVINCDKSAVYFSRNTTRQARVDVCQELGDMREASSGRYLGLPMAIGRSKNQVFGYIKSSIMKKLKGWKNKMLSSAGKEVLIKSVIQAMPNYAMACFKLPKGLCKEICKCIANFWWGSGQQDRKMHWLSWKKLSEVKGKGGLGFRDLEAFNEALLAKQLWRILTSPNLLMSKVLRAKYLKDPNALDNNPPQSASWSWKSVHSAGRLIQRGMWKRIGNGSQVNIWKDRWIMGTRTGTVTTSRAPNCQIQTVNQLIKDGRWNAEIIKQILNPEDSMKITSMPLSCFRRKDRLFWSFSKSGQYTVKTGYANVVQERSNEMRRDRIGEETSWKIRKHSFWKSLWKLNLKHKLKLFIWRSLQNSLATKETIYNRTGKGDRICSGCGEDVETMEHMFFKCPIAQKVWKVAPVRWDGLQDLQNNLWRWWEAVSQTEKMEKGKERICLTANILWQIWKSRNKAQFENEKGEARKIIGKAQQEWIEYEEVIGRERKDMEGGIGSDQQRRVREPPKEGIIRIHTDAAISAKLIRTGKGIIARHWTGDILRARGVMEMKIGEALMEEALTIRMALQMARRAGWGKIEVMSDCKTAVDMITSNNVQDGLIATILEDIEDLIKGFDFCTVFWVPRSANVGSHRLAQFATKLVNDIDWENNFSMWLIEAANKDWRAEATFCN